ATCATGATGGTCGATTTCGCCCTCGAGGCCGAGCGGCATCAGGGCCTGTCGTCGCAGGATGCGATCTTCGAGGCCTGCCGGGCGCGCTTCCGCCCCATCCTGATGACGACCATGGCCGCGCTGTTTGCCGGCATTCCGCTGGTCATCGCAACCGGCCCCGGCACCGAGCTGCGGCGGCCGCTCGGCATCACCATCATCGGCGGCCTGTTCGTGTCGCAGATCCTGACGCTCTACACGACGCCGGTGATCTATCTGTTGATCGACCGCTTCAAGGATTTGCCTGGGCGCCAGAAGCTGAGGTGGCTTAGTGCTGCGGTTGCCCTGATCGGCCTCGCCTCCGGTGTTGTCAGGCTGGTCCTGCATTGATGTTGCGGACGAGGCTATCCACGACGTATAGCCGTTGAATGTCAGACCCCGTTGACGAGACCGACCTGGTGGAGGATTGCGCGCATTGCGGCAAGCCCTTGCCGCTCTGCATTTGCGACACCGTCACCCCGATCGAGAGCCGCATCCAGCTCCTGATCCTGATCCATCCGCAGGAACAGGACAGGGCGCTCGGCACGGCACGACTGTTGGCGCGGCATTTCGAGAAAGCCGTGGTGCGGATCGGACTGTCCTGGCCGAGCCTTGCCAAGGCGCTCGGCCGGCCGGTGCCCGATCCCTCGCGCTGGGCGGTGCTCTATCTCGGCTCGGCCAAGGTCGAGGACCTCGATACCGATGCCGAGATCGTCGCGATCAACCGCAAGGGCGAGCTCGAGCCGCATCAGCGCGCCATCTTGTCAGACATCGAGGGCATCGTGCTGCTCGACGGCACCTGGAGCCAGGCCAAGGCGCTGTGGTGGCGCAATGCCTGGATGCTGAAGTGCCAGCGGGTGATTCTCGGGCCGAAACGGTCTTCGCTATACGGCAAGCTGCGGCGGGAACCGCGGCGCGACGGCCTGTCCACCATCGAGGCGGCCGCGATCCTGCTCGCTGGGCTGGAAAAGCGGCCGGAAATTGCCGCAACGTTGTCGGATAGTTTCGAGCGGATGCTGGCGAGATTCCGCGAAGTGCAGGCCAAAATGCCGGAATTGGCGCCAAAACCGAAGAAGCGGGATTTTCGGAGGCGACGACGTTAGAGCATGATCGGGAAAAGTGCGAAGCGGTTTTCCGGCAAGATCATGCTCAAATTAGGGGGCTAAAGCTTCTCGCTTTAGCTTCCGGCTTGGTTGCCTATCGGAGAGAGGGCGTATATGAAGTGCGCCGCAAGGGGCCACGTGGCGGAGTGGTTACGCAACGGTCTGCAAAACCGTGTACACCAGTTCAATTCTGGTCGTGGCCTCCACTCATCTCATCAATGGCTTGCAGCCAGTACATGAGAAGCCGCATTAGCTCGCGGCGTACCAACCTTCAGGAAACGGAATCAGCGGCCACGGCGCCTGGTTGTCATTGGCAGCGCGCGGCGGCGGCTGCATGCGGGGCGAGGGTTGAGCCACGAAATCCTCCTGAGCAATGGGCGCGACCGCCGTCCGCACGGCGTCCAGCAGCAGATCAAATTCGACTTCGCTCATCGCGCTCTCCGAGGTTCGAGAGCGCCATGGTCGCAAAACTGTCTTTGGTCCGGATTGAGCTAATCGTTCGAATTTTATGAAAAGAACGATGGCGCCCGCTTTGGTTAATAGATTCCTGATGACCCCGCTGGGAACCTAGGTCGGCATGGCCGCACCTCGTATGAGACAAATCACATCGTGCGAAAAACTCTTCGCGGATTTCCCGGCAGTATTCATACCCGTCAAATATCGCAGGAATTTTAGGAAGACGTGACAATGCAGGCAAGCGGGCCGGAGTGTCGCCAATCGCGCGTCGCATCGATCCTCGGCTTTTCCTGCCTTCGTTCGCCAGCGTCGGGACAGCGCCGCTTAGCGCCCGATGTTGATCTCCACTACGCTGGAGAAATTCCCGAAGCTGGCGCGATCGTGGTCATGCAAGCCCGGCGAGGTCACCCGGCAGCATGGTCTTGAACTGCGTCAGCACCTGCCGCGCCTTCCGCGGCGGCAGCGTGATCGCGTGGCGGGGGTGTGCGGAAGAATCGGCGATGCGGCGGAATGGCCGCGCCGGCGGTGTTTCCGGGTGCCCGCGACGCCGAAAGCGGGACAGCCGGGACAGGCCTGCACCGCCCTGGAACGCCGGCAAAGCCTTGCAACGCAGAGGTTTACCGTGTCCCGCTAAAGTTTCGCCGGAGGCCCATTTGGTTCTTTGCAAGGCCGAAAGGCTTTGTTATACGCTGCCCGCTCGCGAACGTTTTGTTCGCCTATTCCTCGGTAGCTCAGCGGTAGAGCATTCGACTGTTAATCGAATGGTCGCTGGTTCGAATCCAGCCCGGGGAGCCAGTTTTGCTGGCCCCGCCAACATCCTTCGTCGCCCATCACAAGCCTGTGGTCCGTTACGGGCAGACAACAACCGTCGTCAAATCGACTCAATAGCCGTCGACACTTCGCCATGCCGGGTCTTGAGAGGTGATTTTGATGGCCATTAACCTGATCGACCTGTCGATGCCGCAGCCGACGCTTGTTCCGAACGATGCTCCCGGCATCAGCGACGACGAGTGTGTCCGCCGGCTCGCGAGGGCCGTCGAGGAGCATGATTCCGAGCATCTCGATGAAGTGGCCCGCCTGATCGGCCGGCTTGCCGTCACGATCGAATAGACCGCACCGCCGCGCGCGTCTTGCCCGCCAACGGCGTGTTGCGTTTTGGCGGAGCTTGTTCCAAAAGATGGCCCTGTTCTAGCTTCTCCAGCGGCAATGCCGCGACTTGCAGGGTCTCCGCCAATGACCGGTTTTTCGACCGCGCGCCAGTACATGGTCGATGGTCAGGTGCGTCCGAGCGACGTGACCGATGATCGAATTCTCGAAGCCATGTTGAGCGTTCCGCGCGAGGTGTTCGTGCCGGCCAGCAAGCAGGCGCTGGCCTATCTGGACCTCGATCTGGACGTGACCGAGGGCGGCGCGGCGAGGCGCTGCCTGATCACGCCGGCGTTGCTCGCCAGGATGCTGCAGGCGGCCGAGATCAAGGCGACCGACCGCGTCCTGGTCGTCGGCTGCGCGACCGGCTACGCCGCCGCCATCGTGGCGCGCTTCGCCGCCGAGGTCAGCGCAACCGAGAGCGATCCGGCGCTGGCCGCGAAGGCCATCGCGGCGTTCGGCCAGCTCGGCATCCAGAATGTGACGGTCAAGACCGCAGCAGCTGGCGACGGCGATCCCGCCGGCGGGCCGTATGACGTCATCGTTCTCAACGGTACGACCGAGATTATCCCGACCGGGCTGTTGGGCCAGCTCAAGGAGGGGGGTAGGCTGGTCGGGGTGTTCGGCCTGAAGCCGCCGCCGCGCGCCACTGTCGTCACCCACTCCCACGGGGATTTCGGACATCGCGAGCTGTTCGACGCCACGGCCCCCGTGCTGGCTGGATTGGAACGGGTTCCGGCCTTCGTCTTCTGACCGCTACCGCGGCGCACTGGCTGATAAAATCCCATTCCGAATCAGAAGTGTGGCCCGTTTGCCCCATGTGAAGAGTTTCGACCGCGTTCCGTTGCGGGGTAGTTCCGTTGCCCTTAGCTGCGGACTAAGGTGAGGCGGGACTCACTTCGTCTGAAGCGACCGCCGGACTGACTTGCGTGTGGAGACGGCGACTACCATGATTGGATTACCGGGGATGCGAGGGGTGAAGCTTATCACCGCGGCTGCGACTGCCGTCCTTCTGTTGGCGGAGATGGGCCCTGTGCCCGCACTCGCCGACACTATCGAGGCCGCGCTGGTGCGGTCCTACCAGAACAATCCCCAGCTCAATGCGCAGCGCGCGCTGGTCAGGGCGACAGACGAAAACGTTCCCCAGGCGCTGTCCGGCTATCGTCCGAGAGCCGCGCTGACCGTGAGCGGCGGATATCAGTACTCCGACCAGCAGCCGACGGGCGTCAAGGACTCGATCCACGGCACCCAAAATCCGGCGAGTGCGGGCCTTACGGTCAACCAGTCACTGTTCAATGCGCAGACCCCGCAGAAGGTGCGCGCGGCCGAGAGCCAGGTGTCGTCGGCGCGCGAAGGTCTGCGCGTGCTCGAGCAGACGGTGATCCTGAACGCGGCCACGATCTACATGGACTATCTGCGCGACTCGGCGATCGTCGAGGTCCAGCGCAGCAACACGCGCGTGCTGGAGCAGACGCTGAAGCAGACCCAGGACCGCTTCAACGTCGGTGAGGTGACGCGGACGGACGTCGCGCAATCCGAGGCGCAGCTTGCGGCCGGCAAGACCCAGCAGCTCACAGCGGAATCGAACCTGACGACGACGCGGTCGAACTTCCGCCGTATCATCGGCAACGAGCCGCAGAATCTCGCGCCCGGTTCGCCGGTCGATCGCTTCTTGCCGACGACGCTTGCGGCCGCCGTCGAGCTCAGCCTGACCCAGAATCCGAACGTCACGTCCGCGATGTACGGCGTCGATGTCAACTTCCTGCAGACCAAGGTTGCCGAAGGCGCGCTGCTGCCGACGGTCGGGTTGCAGGCGTCGGTGACCGAAGGCTACCAGCAACAATTGTCGGTGAACCGCCTCTTCAATGCGTCGGCGCAGGTTCAGGTGTCGGTGCCGATCTACCAGGGCGGTGCCGAATACTCGCTGATCCGGCAGTCCAAGGAATCGCTGGCGCAGCAGCGTCTGGTCCTGGAACAGACCAGGGATCAGGCGCGCGCCAACGTCGTCACCGCATGGGGCCAGCTGGTCGCCGGCAAGTCGCAGGTCGCATCGGCACAGGCGCAGGTGACCGCGTCCGAGATCGCGCTGAATGGCGTGCGCGAAGAGGCCAAGGCCGGCCAGCGCACCACGCTCGACGTGCTCAACGCGCAGCAGGCGCTGGTCAATGCGCGCAATGCGCTCGTCACCGCACAGCACGACCGGGTTGTCGCGTCGTATAACGTGCTGAGCGCGGTTGGCCGGCTGTCACCGCAGGTGATGGGCCTTTCGACCAACGTCTATGATCCCAGCGTGCATTACCAGCAGGTGCGCGACAACTGGGCCGGCGTGCGTACGCCGGACGGCCGCTAAACATCTTCACATCATCGTCGCCTGTCGCGCCATGTTTGTGGTTCTGAGTTAATCAGGACCACAGACTGGCGCGTTTGCTTGCAATCGATAATTGGCCTGACATACCGTTTTGTCGGGCAGCAAGGCGATTCGCGGCGAGCCGGCATTGCGTGATGACAGGTGCGACGCCACCTGTGATCGCGCTGCATTGGGCGACACGAAGCTTGCACAAAGCCTCGGGCGGGCATGATCTGGGGACAAGTTGGGCGGGAGCAGTGAAAATCTCCGCCCGCTTCATCGGAACCGGCGAATCCTCTCGAGCTTGATGTAAAATAAGTTTCGATGTGGAGTCGGAGATGACGCAACCTGCGAAGGTCCAAGAGCCCTCGATGGAGGAGATCCTGGCGTCGATCCGTCGCATCATTGCCGACGACGAGGCGAAGCCAGCCGCGGCCGAGAAACCTGCTTCTGCCGCAGCGCTGCCGCCGAAGGTCGAGGCGCCACCACCACCAGCAGCCAAGCCTGCGATGAAGAGCCCGCCGCCCGCAGCATCCCCGGCCGCGAAGGCCGCCGCGCCAGCGCCGAAATCCCCGCCGCCAGCGCCGGCCAGCAACAGTCAGGACGACATCGATTCGCTGCTCGCCAGCCTCGACGAGGCGACGCCCGCGGCCGAGATCAGGCCGTCGCCGCAGCCCGAGGCCCAACCCGAAGCCGATGTGTTCGAGCTCACCGATGACATGGCGCTGCCGGAGGCGGCGGCCGCGCCGTCGTTCCGGAAGGTCGAGCCGCAGGACGATGTCGAGTTCACGGAAGCCCGCACAAGGGCGCCAGAGCCGATGCGAGAACCGGTGCGAGAACCGCCGGCAGTCGAAGCCGCGCCGATGCAGCAGATCATCTCGGGAACCACGATGCGGGCGGTCGAATCCGCTTTCAACTCGCTGGCCAACACCGTGCTGAGCAACAATGCTCGGACGCTGGAGGATCTGGTCAAGGAGATGCTGCGGCCGATGCTGAAGTCCTGGCTGGACGACAATCTGCCGGGACTGGTCGAGCGGATCGTCAAGGCCGAGATCGAGCGGGTATCCCGCGGGCGTTAGGTCCGTCGCGGGCGGTAGCTCCTGCCGCAGGGGCTTGGCAGCCCCCATTCAGCCCCCAAATGCCCCAGAGTTCGGTTCTGATAGGACAGGGCCGAAACGCCAGTTCGCTGTTTTGACGCGTTTTCTTCACGCGAACCGGTGTCCGCTTCGCCCGAAAACGCGATCAAAGCCATTTTGACCTGCCGGTCCGGTTGACTTGGTGCGTTCTGGCGGCTTTCTACCCTTTCCCCATGGTCCACAGCGCATTGTCATGATCGAGAAAAACTACCAGCCCGCCGATATCGAGCACCGGATGGCCCAGATCTGGGAGGAGAGCGGTGCGTTCAAGGCCGGCCGGCCAGAGCGCAAGGACGCCGCGCCCTTCACCATCGTGATCCCGCCGCCGAATGTTACCGGCTCGCTGCACATGGGCCACGCGCTCAACAACACGCTGCAGGACATCCTGTGCCGCTTCGAGCGGATGCGCGGCCGCGACGTGCTGTGGCAGCCCGGCACCGACCATGCCGGCATCGCCACCCAGATGGTGGTCGAGCGCCAGCTGATGGAACGGCAGGAACCGGGCCGGCGCGACATGGGCCGCGCCAGGTTCCTCGAACGGGTCTGGCAGTGGAAGGCCGAAAGCGGCGGCACCATCGTCAACCAGCTCAAGCGCCTCGGTGCGTCGTGCGACTGGTCGCGCGAGCGCTTCACCATGGACGAGGGCCTGTCGCGCGCCGTCGTCAAGGTGTTCGTGGAGCTGCATCGCCAGGGCCTGATCTACAAGGACAAGCGCCTGGTCAACTGGGACCCGAAGCTGCTCACCGCGATCTCCGATCTCGAAGTGGTGCAAAAGGAGATCAAGGGGCGTCTCTGGTACCTGCGCTATCCGATCGAAGGCCGCAGCTTCAGCCCCGACGATCCGAAGTCGTTCATCGTGGTCGCGACCACGCGTCCCGAGACGATGCTCGGCGACACCGCGGTCGCGGTGCATCCGGACGACGAGCGTTACACCGATCTGGTCGGCAAGCACGTCATCCTGCCCCTGGTCGGTCGCAAGATTCCGATCGTCGCCGACGACTACTCCGATCCCGAGAAGGGATCGGGCGCGGTCAAGGTGACGCCGGCGCATGACTTCAACGACTTCGAGATCGGCAAGCGCCATGGCCTGCCGCAGGTCAGCGTGCTGGATCAGGAAGGCTGCCTCAGCCTCACCGGCAACGAGGACTATCTGCGCGGCTTGCCGATGGGGGCCGACGAGTTCGCGGCGGAGTTTCATGGCATCGAGCGCTTTGCGGCGCGCAAGAAGATCGTGGCGCGGCTGGAGGAGTTCGGCTTCCTCGAGCGGATCGAGCCGAACACCCACATGGTGCCGCATGGCGACCGCTCCGATGTCGTGATCGAGCCCTATTTGACCGACCAATGGTACGTCGATGCCCACACGCTGGCGCAGCCGGCGATCGCGGCGGTGCGCTCGGGCGAAACCACCTTCGTGCCGAAGAACTGGGAAAAGACCTATTTCGAGTGGATGGAGAACATCCAGCCCTGGTGCATCTCGCGCCAGCTCTGGTGGGGCCATCAGATCCCGGCCTGGTATGGACCCGACGGCAAGGTGTTCGTCGCCGAGACCGAGGAAGAAGCGGTCGGCAACGCGCTCGGCTATTACGTCGAGCAGGAAGTCATCACGCCGGAGCAGGGCCACGACATGGCCACCGATCCCGCCAAGCGCGAGGGCTTCATCACGCGCGACGAAGACGTGCTCGACACCTGGTTCTCGTCGGCGCTGTGGCCGTTCTCGACGCTGGGCTGGCCGGACGATACGCCCGAAGTCGCGCGCTACTATCCGACCAACACGCTCGTCACCGGCTTCGACATCATCTTCTTCTGGGTCGCCCGCATGATGATGATGGGCCTCCACTTCATGAAGGAGGCACCGTTCTCGACCGTCTACATCCACCGTCTCGTCCGTGACGAGAAGGGCGCGAAGATGTCGAAGTCGAAGGGCAACGTCATCGATCCGCTCGGCGTGATCGACGAATACGGCGCCGATGCGCTGCGCTTCGCATTGACCCGCGAGGCGGCGCAAGGCCACGACATCCGCCTATCGCCGCATCTGGTCGAGACCAATCGCAACTTCGCGACCAAGTTCTGGAATGCTTGCCGCTTCGCCGAGATGAACGAGTGCGTCAAGCCGGACGGTTTCGATCCGAAGGGCGCCAAGGAGACGTTGAACCGCTGGATCGCGCACGAAACCTCGCGTGTCACCCGCGAGGTGACCGAGACCATCGAGGACCATCGCTTCAACGACGCGGCCGGCGCGATCTACCGCTTCGTCTGGAACGTGTTCTGTGACTGGTATCTCGAGCTCGCAAAGCCGGTGCTGATGGGCGAGGAGGGCGCCGCCAAGGCCGAGACCCGCGCCATGATCGCCTGGACCCGCGACGAGATCCTCAAGCTGCTGCATCCGTTCATGCCCTTCATCACCGAAGAGCTGTGGGCGGTGACGGCAAAGCGCGACGGCCTCCTGGTGCTGGCGTCCTGGCCGCGCAAATCGGGCGTGACCGGCGAGCAGCTGGCGGCGATCGCGACCGCTGGTCCCGTCGTCGATCCGATCATTCCACCGGTCATTGCCGCGCTCGACGCCGACGAGTTCAGCGATCCCGCGGCGGAAGCCGAGATCGGCTGGGTGGTCGATCTCGTCACCGCGATGCGGTCGGTGAAGGCGGAAATGAACATCCCGCCGTCGACGCTGACGCCGCTGGTGATCGTGACCACCTCCGACGAGACGCGGGACCGTGCCCAGCGCTGGAACGACACCATCAAGCGCCTGGCGCGACTATCGGATATTTCCTTCGCGGCCTCCGCGCCGGAAGGCGCCATGCAGCTCTTGGTGCGCGGCGAAGTCGTCGCGCTGCCGCTGAAGGGCGTGATCGATCTTGCGGCGGAACGGGCCCGGCTGGAGAAGGAGCTCGGCAAGGCCGACGCCGACATCAAGCGGGTCGACGCCAAACTGTCCAACGAGAAGTTCGTCGCCAACGCGCCGGAAGAGCTCGTCGAGGAAGAGAAGGAAAAGCGCGCGGCGGCACAAGAGCGGCGGGCCAAGATTCTCGAGGCGATCGAACTGCTGAAGAAGGCGTCATAGCTGATAACGCTGTGACGCTCAGAACCGCTTGCTGAGGAATTTCGACCCCTTCAGCCCGTAGCGCCAGGGCAGCTCGACGGCCTTGGTGATGCCGATCCGAATCCCGGTGACGATGTCGGGCGTCTCGGTGCGCGCGTGGAGCGCGATCGGCGGCCGGTCCAGCGGCAACTCGCTGTGCGCGATGGTGATGCCCATCGCCTCGCACAGCTTGCCCGGCCCCGAGCACAGCGCGCGCTCATCCTCCAGCCCGCGCCGCCGGCGCATCGCGGCGAGCCCATGGGTCGGCTCAATCGCGCGGATCAGCACGGCACTGGCCGAGCCCGCTTCCTCGCAGACGAAATTGACGCACCAATGGATGCCGTAGGAGCGGTAGACATAGGAGAAGCCGGGCGGGCCGAACATCACCTGGTTGCGCGGGGTCGGTCCGTTGAACGAATGGGCGGCGGGTTCGGTGTGATGGTAGGCCTCGACTTCGGTGATGATGCCGCCGACGCCGCCGACCAGGAAGGTCGCGCCGATCAGCTCGGGCGCGACCTCATGGACGCTGCGGTCGAAGAACGAGCGTTTCAGCGCCTTGCCGAGGCGCGGCGCGGTCGCGCGGGTCGATCGGGGTTTTTGAGCCATTTTGAGGTAGGAATCGGCGTGGAACGGACCGCAAGACTGCCAATATCTGGGCTGATCTGCTAGGGTCGCAGGGCGGGTTGCGAGCCGCATCAACACCGATTAGCTAAGGTCTCTCGCGACTTGCAGGCACCTATGGTCACCATCGTCGACACCATCTCCACCACTCAGCTCCGCCCACGTCACCCCGAAAAGGTGAACCGGCCGGATGCCGTGTCGCCGCCGAAGCCGGAC
This Bradyrhizobium sp. CCBAU 53421 DNA region includes the following protein-coding sequences:
- a CDS encoding tRNA-uridine aminocarboxypropyltransferase; amino-acid sequence: MSDPVDETDLVEDCAHCGKPLPLCICDTVTPIESRIQLLILIHPQEQDRALGTARLLARHFEKAVVRIGLSWPSLAKALGRPVPDPSRWAVLYLGSAKVEDLDTDAEIVAINRKGELEPHQRAILSDIEGIVLLDGTWSQAKALWWRNAWMLKCQRVILGPKRSSLYGKLRREPRRDGLSTIEAAAILLAGLEKRPEIAATLSDSFERMLARFREVQAKMPELAPKPKKRDFRRRRR
- a CDS encoding protein-L-isoaspartate O-methyltransferase — protein: MTGFSTARQYMVDGQVRPSDVTDDRILEAMLSVPREVFVPASKQALAYLDLDLDVTEGGAARRCLITPALLARMLQAAEIKATDRVLVVGCATGYAAAIVARFAAEVSATESDPALAAKAIAAFGQLGIQNVTVKTAAAGDGDPAGGPYDVIVLNGTTEIIPTGLLGQLKEGGRLVGVFGLKPPPRATVVTHSHGDFGHRELFDATAPVLAGLERVPAFVF
- a CDS encoding TolC family outer membrane protein yields the protein MRGVKLITAAATAVLLLAEMGPVPALADTIEAALVRSYQNNPQLNAQRALVRATDENVPQALSGYRPRAALTVSGGYQYSDQQPTGVKDSIHGTQNPASAGLTVNQSLFNAQTPQKVRAAESQVSSAREGLRVLEQTVILNAATIYMDYLRDSAIVEVQRSNTRVLEQTLKQTQDRFNVGEVTRTDVAQSEAQLAAGKTQQLTAESNLTTTRSNFRRIIGNEPQNLAPGSPVDRFLPTTLAAAVELSLTQNPNVTSAMYGVDVNFLQTKVAEGALLPTVGLQASVTEGYQQQLSVNRLFNASAQVQVSVPIYQGGAEYSLIRQSKESLAQQRLVLEQTRDQARANVVTAWGQLVAGKSQVASAQAQVTASEIALNGVREEAKAGQRTTLDVLNAQQALVNARNALVTAQHDRVVASYNVLSAVGRLSPQVMGLSTNVYDPSVHYQQVRDNWAGVRTPDGR
- a CDS encoding PopZ family protein, encoding MTQPAKVQEPSMEEILASIRRIIADDEAKPAAAEKPASAAALPPKVEAPPPPAAKPAMKSPPPAASPAAKAAAPAPKSPPPAPASNSQDDIDSLLASLDEATPAAEIRPSPQPEAQPEADVFELTDDMALPEAAAAPSFRKVEPQDDVEFTEARTRAPEPMREPVREPPAVEAAPMQQIISGTTMRAVESAFNSLANTVLSNNARTLEDLVKEMLRPMLKSWLDDNLPGLVERIVKAEIERVSRGR
- a CDS encoding valine--tRNA ligase; the protein is MIEKNYQPADIEHRMAQIWEESGAFKAGRPERKDAAPFTIVIPPPNVTGSLHMGHALNNTLQDILCRFERMRGRDVLWQPGTDHAGIATQMVVERQLMERQEPGRRDMGRARFLERVWQWKAESGGTIVNQLKRLGASCDWSRERFTMDEGLSRAVVKVFVELHRQGLIYKDKRLVNWDPKLLTAISDLEVVQKEIKGRLWYLRYPIEGRSFSPDDPKSFIVVATTRPETMLGDTAVAVHPDDERYTDLVGKHVILPLVGRKIPIVADDYSDPEKGSGAVKVTPAHDFNDFEIGKRHGLPQVSVLDQEGCLSLTGNEDYLRGLPMGADEFAAEFHGIERFAARKKIVARLEEFGFLERIEPNTHMVPHGDRSDVVIEPYLTDQWYVDAHTLAQPAIAAVRSGETTFVPKNWEKTYFEWMENIQPWCISRQLWWGHQIPAWYGPDGKVFVAETEEEAVGNALGYYVEQEVITPEQGHDMATDPAKREGFITRDEDVLDTWFSSALWPFSTLGWPDDTPEVARYYPTNTLVTGFDIIFFWVARMMMMGLHFMKEAPFSTVYIHRLVRDEKGAKMSKSKGNVIDPLGVIDEYGADALRFALTREAAQGHDIRLSPHLVETNRNFATKFWNACRFAEMNECVKPDGFDPKGAKETLNRWIAHETSRVTREVTETIEDHRFNDAAGAIYRFVWNVFCDWYLELAKPVLMGEEGAAKAETRAMIAWTRDEILKLLHPFMPFITEELWAVTAKRDGLLVLASWPRKSGVTGEQLAAIATAGPVVDPIIPPVIAALDADEFSDPAAEAEIGWVVDLVTAMRSVKAEMNIPPSTLTPLVIVTTSDETRDRAQRWNDTIKRLARLSDISFAASAPEGAMQLLVRGEVVALPLKGVIDLAAERARLEKELGKADADIKRVDAKLSNEKFVANAPEELVEEEKEKRAAAQERRAKILEAIELLKKAS
- a CDS encoding DNA-3-methyladenine glycosylase, giving the protein MAQKPRSTRATAPRLGKALKRSFFDRSVHEVAPELIGATFLVGGVGGIITEVEAYHHTEPAAHSFNGPTPRNQVMFGPPGFSYVYRSYGIHWCVNFVCEEAGSASAVLIRAIEPTHGLAAMRRRRGLEDERALCSGPGKLCEAMGITIAHSELPLDRPPIALHARTETPDIVTGIRIGITKAVELPWRYGLKGSKFLSKRF